ATCAGCAGGGTCAAACCAATCAGCAAGGGATGATAAATCCTATTTACGGAGTTGCAAATGCTAATACTAAGTATAAACAGGTTTCTTTGATTGGAGATGTTAACTTCTCTAATCTACTACTGAGAGTAGATAATAACTCTACATATAGATGGGCTTTGCATGGGTATGCGGGATTAGGGTTGCAAGGATATAAGACCTATTTACAAGATAAGTCTGCTTTGTGGAATGGCAGAGGTGTGTTAGAGGTGAATCAGGATTTAGATATTGCTTCATTTTTCTATCAAGCAGGTGCAGGTATTAAATATAAAATTTCCAAGTTGTTAGATATAGAGGCAAGACTTATGTATATTATGTCTGGTGATGATGAATTTGATGGTGGTGGTTGGGATAATACATCTGTAGAGTATCCATATAATAGAATAAAGAATACTAACTCTGATAATATGTTTACTGCTAATTTAGGACTTACATTTAAATTAGGTAAACATCTTTCTCATTTGGCGTGGCATGATCCGCTAGAATATCTAGAAAATAGAATAAGCAAACTGGGAGCACCTATCGATTTTGTTGTTTGTGAAAAAGGAGATAATGATAATGATGGTGTGTGTGATGATTGGGATAGACAATTAGATACTCCTGCTGGAGCCAGAGTTGATGGAGCAGGTGTGGCACTTGATATTGATTTAGATGGTGTTATTGATTTATATGATAAATGTGTAACTGTACCAGGACCAGCTTCGAATAATGGTTGCCCTGAAGTACTCAAAATAAATGTAAATAAGATTGATATAAAGCAATCTGTTGTAGAGATCAATAAGAATTTTGAAGGAATAGAGTTTGATCTTAATAGTGATGTAATCAGATCTATATCTTTTGATAGGCTAGATAAAGCTGCTGCAATCATCAAAAGTTTAGATTCTAAAACTCAGTATTTAGTAATAGGGGCTACAGATACTAGAGGCTCGGCTGCTTATAATAAAAAATTATCACAAAGAAGAGCAGATGCTGTAGTTAAATACTTAGTTGATAAGGGAGTAGATCCTTATATGTTATTAGCAGAAGGTAGAGGTAAGGATGATTTGAAATATCCTGAGTGTAACCCTTATACTAAATGTCCTGAGTGGAAAAATGAAGCTAATAGAAGAGTGTATTTTTCAGAAAAATAGGAGTAAAAATATAAAAAAATATTATGAAATTAAATTTGGCAAGTATAGCATTGGTACTATCTTTTCCTGCTATTTTAGATGCTCAAGCAGTAACTGATACAACAGGTAGTAAGTACCCAAATACTTTTTCTTCGTGGTCGTCAAATGTTGTTCCTTTTACACAAGATGTAAAAAGATTCAATGACTGGTCAGTATCGGCAGGTGTAGGTATACCTTTTATTCAATCTGCAGATGTTACTTCTATCAAGAATGGTAATGGTAAAAATTTGTATGGTTATTCAATGTACCTTAGTGTAGATAGAGCAATAACTCATGCTTTTGGGTTAAATCTTCAGTATGATAGAGGAGAAACTAGACAAGGATCATATAGAACAGGAACAGGTGGTACGGGATATGCTGCTAGAACTCAGTATGATGCTATATCTTTATTAGGAGATATTAATTTTTCTAATCTATTCAGAAGAGTAGATAATCATTCTAACTATAGATGGGCTATCCATGGTTATGCAGGGATTGGAACATTAGCTTATAGAGCTTATGCAGAGACTAATGGAGGACCACAGACACTGATGACTGAAGTTAAACCGTTTAAATTTACATCTTTATTTGGACAAGCGGGAGCAGGGGTTAAGTTTAAGGTTTCTAGGAGAGTAGATCTTGAAACTAGGTTAATGTATGTAGTGACAGGAGATGATGAATTTGATGGAGGAGGAGCTCAATATAGTGATAGAAATATGACAGAGGATCAAGTGTCTGATAATTTCTTCAATGCAACATTAGGGGTTTCTTATAAATTTGGAAAGCATATTTCTCATCTAATGTGGCATGACCCTTATCAAGAACTTTATAACAAAATAGAGTTGGCTTCAGTACCTCCAGTAGTTGAAGTATGTAAGAGTGGAGATGCTGATAATGATGGTGTTTGTGATGATTGGGATAGACAATTAGATACT
The genomic region above belongs to Riemerella anatipestifer and contains:
- a CDS encoding OmpA family protein, translating into MKINLLSLLVIPAVMYSQNTEKYPNTFSSGSTYVKKFDNKSRLFNDWSISVGGGGAFMQSADLTSFYGKGVNLGWNTYISLDKQISHVFGLSLQYQQGQTNQQGMINPIYGVANANTKYKQVSLIGDVNFSNLLLRVDNNSTYRWALHGYAGLGLQGYKTYLQDKSALWNGRGVLEVNQDLDIASFFYQAGAGIKYKISKLLDIEARLMYIMSGDDEFDGGGWDNTSVEYPYNRIKNTNSDNMFTANLGLTFKLGKHLSHLAWHDPLEYLENRISKLGAPIDFVVCEKGDNDNDGVCDDWDRQLDTPAGARVDGAGVALDIDLDGVIDLYDKCVTVPGPASNNGCPEVLKINVNKIDIKQSVVEINKNFEGIEFDLNSDVIRSISFDRLDKAAAIIKSLDSKTQYLVIGATDTRGSAAYNKKLSQRRADAVVKYLVDKGVDPYMLLAEGRGKDDLKYPECNPYTKCPEWKNEANRRVYFSEK
- a CDS encoding OmpA family protein, translating into MKLNLASIALVLSFPAILDAQAVTDTTGSKYPNTFSSWSSNVVPFTQDVKRFNDWSVSAGVGIPFIQSADVTSIKNGNGKNLYGYSMYLSVDRAITHAFGLNLQYDRGETRQGSYRTGTGGTGYAARTQYDAISLLGDINFSNLFRRVDNHSNYRWAIHGYAGIGTLAYRAYAETNGGPQTLMTEVKPFKFTSLFGQAGAGVKFKVSRRVDLETRLMYVVTGDDEFDGGGAQYSDRNMTEDQVSDNFFNATLGVSYKFGKHISHLMWHDPYQELYNKIELASVPPVVEVCKSGDADNDGVCDDWDRQLDTPAGARVDGAGVALDTDLDGVIDLHDKCVTVPGPVSNNGCPEEKQIVQQKLEQEDEQIVAINKNFEGIEFDLNSDVIRAISFDKLDNAVVIMKTLRTDKQYLVIGATDTRGSDAYNQKLSQRRAESVVRYLVGKGVPSSMLIAEGRGKKDLKYPECNPYTKCPEWKNEANRRVYFKAK